One part of the Mytilus trossulus isolate FHL-02 chromosome 11, PNRI_Mtr1.1.1.hap1, whole genome shotgun sequence genome encodes these proteins:
- the LOC134691479 gene encoding transmembrane and coiled-coil domains protein 1-like — protein sequence MEIIQESVQQLSDEFETYKVRLVLVIEVIQESVQQLSDEFETYKVRLVLVIEVIQESVQQLSDEFETYKIIQESVQQLSDEFETYKVRLILINKVIQESVQQLSDEFETYKITAQSDIGMLKTLLEEERYRVERLEVQINDMTELQQHEIQNLRQDITGMEEKTEYRLDERTSDIHDMLENCTTRITKMELQQQQQQIISMEMVENVTFRTLLTKMLNVVLAILAVILVFVSTLANCLAPFIANRTRVLSTTVLIVSIVMMFRNWDGISSLIGSIFNFLSSLFPQR from the exons ATGGAG ATCATTCAGGAATCTGTCCAACAATTGTCTGATGAGTTTGAAACTTATAAGGTAAGACTGGTTCTTGTCATCGAGGTCATTCAGGAATCTGTTCAACAATTGTCTGATGAGTTTGAAACTTATAAGGTAAGACTGGTTCTTGTCATCGAGGTCATTCAGGAATCTGTTCAACAATTGTCTGATGAGTTTGAAACTTATAAG ATCATTCAGGAATCTGTCCAACAATTGTCTGATGAGTTTGAAACTTATAAGGTAAGACTGATTCTAATCAACAAGGTCATTCAGGAATCTGTCCAACAACTGTCTGATGAGTTTGAAACTTATAAG ATTACTGCCCAGAGTGATATAGGTATGTTAAAAACCTTGTTAGAAGAAGAACGTTACCGGGTAGAAAGATTAGAAGTACAGATAAATGATATGACTGAACTACAGCAACATGAAATACAGAATCTACGACAG GATATAACTGGTATGGAGGAGAAAACAGAATACAGACTTGACGAGAGGACCAGCGATATACATGACATGTTAGAGAATTGTACCACAAGG atcaCAAAGATGGAGCTTCAGCAACAACAGCAGCAGATTATCTCCATGGAGATGGTTGAGAATGTGACCTTTCGAACTTTGTTGACAAAGATGTTAAATGTTGTTTTGGCTATATTAGCTGTTATACTTGTTTTTGTATCTACACTTGCCAACTGTCTTGCACCGTTTATAGCTAATAG GACAAGAGTTTTGAGTACGACTGTTCTAATTGTTAGTATTGTAATGATGTTCAGAAACTGGGACGGCATCTCTAGCCTAATAGGATCTATATTTAACTTTCTGAGTAGTTTATTTCCACAAAGGTGA